The Thermobispora bispora DSM 43833 genome window below encodes:
- a CDS encoding NAD(P)/FAD-dependent oxidoreductase, translated as MDPLKSLADAERKPYWLDRPDVPDPMPPLTGGTTADLAVVGGGFSGLWTALLAKERDPSLDVVLVEGHRIAWAATGRNGGFCEASITHGLANGRERWPDEIAVLERLGRQNLTEIEESIRRYGIDCSFTRTGGLRVATQEWQLAALDEDAAAYAELGLRVDRLDRDQVRAELDSPTYLGGLWDRDGVATVDPARLAWGLRDACLRLGVRIYEYTPVRAVRDAGGLLELVTPVGIVRARRVALGTGVFPPLLRRLKWFVVPVYDYALITEPLPEARLAEIGWRNRQGIADSGNQFHYYRLTDDNRILWGGYDAVYYSGGLIKAEYDQRDATFEKLARHFFETFPQLEGVRFTHRWGGVIDTCSRFCAFFGTAFGSRLAYAVGYTGLGVGATRFGANVMLDLLSGRETERTRLRMVREKPLPFPPEPLRSGVIQLTRWSIARADAHQGKRNLWLRTLDAMGLGFDS; from the coding sequence GTGGATCCGCTGAAGTCTCTTGCTGACGCGGAGCGCAAACCGTACTGGCTGGACCGGCCGGATGTGCCGGACCCGATGCCGCCGCTCACCGGCGGCACCACCGCCGACCTCGCCGTGGTCGGCGGGGGATTCTCCGGACTGTGGACCGCGCTGCTGGCGAAGGAGCGCGACCCTTCGCTCGACGTGGTCCTGGTAGAGGGCCATCGGATCGCCTGGGCCGCCACCGGCCGCAACGGCGGCTTCTGCGAGGCGAGCATCACGCACGGGCTCGCCAACGGTCGCGAACGCTGGCCCGACGAGATCGCCGTCCTAGAGCGGCTCGGACGGCAGAACCTCACCGAGATCGAGGAGTCGATCCGCCGCTACGGCATCGACTGCTCGTTCACGCGGACCGGCGGGCTGCGGGTCGCCACCCAGGAATGGCAGCTCGCCGCGCTGGACGAGGACGCCGCGGCGTACGCCGAGCTCGGCCTCCGGGTCGACCGGCTCGACCGGGACCAGGTGCGGGCCGAGCTCGACTCCCCCACCTACCTGGGCGGGCTGTGGGACCGCGACGGGGTCGCGACCGTCGACCCCGCACGGCTCGCCTGGGGGCTGCGGGACGCCTGCCTCCGGCTCGGCGTGCGGATCTACGAGTACACGCCGGTGCGCGCGGTGCGGGACGCCGGCGGCCTGCTGGAGCTCGTCACCCCGGTCGGCATCGTCCGGGCGCGGCGGGTGGCGCTCGGCACCGGCGTGTTCCCGCCGCTGCTGCGGAGGCTGAAGTGGTTCGTGGTTCCGGTGTACGACTACGCGCTGATCACCGAGCCCTTGCCCGAGGCGAGGCTCGCGGAGATCGGCTGGCGGAACCGGCAGGGCATCGCCGACTCCGGCAACCAGTTCCACTACTACCGGCTCACCGATGACAACCGGATCCTGTGGGGCGGCTACGACGCCGTCTACTACAGCGGGGGCCTGATCAAGGCGGAGTACGACCAGCGGGACGCCACGTTCGAGAAGCTGGCGCGGCACTTCTTCGAGACCTTCCCCCAGCTGGAGGGCGTGCGGTTCACCCACCGCTGGGGTGGCGTCATCGACACGTGCAGCAGGTTCTGCGCCTTCTTCGGCACCGCCTTCGGCTCACGCCTCGCCTACGCGGTCGGGTACACCGGGCTGGGCGTGGGCGCCACGCGGTTCGGGGCGAACGTGATGCTCGACCTGCTCTCCGGCAGGGAGACCGAGCGCACCCGGCTCCGCATGGTGCGGGAGAAGCCGCTGCCGTTCCCGCCCGAGCCCTTGCGCTCCGGCGTCATCCAGCTCACCCGGTGGTCGATCGCCCGGGCGGACGCCCACCAGGGCAAGCGCAACCTGTGGCTGCGCACCCTGGACGCGATGGGCCTCGGGTTCGATTCCTGA
- a CDS encoding hydrolase: MLGASFPRIQTVTGAVPASEVTGPILPHEHLRTDTRWGIGVPSDPHRWLDEERYVVAEIRDLGLEHGLGLVVEHTCLGMGRDPAALVRISSACRVPVVAATGFAPEPFSAELIRPCGLDDLTAGLLREIGAGFDGSGVRPGLIVASCWGEAPTKAEERAILAAARAARRSGLPVVAHGMEPLELLLSHGVPPHRLCGVAADVPAQRKIAETGAYVSVREAEHVLALLEAGHGERVLLSSGVSRRDHLAGYGGHGYGRLFDTLIPALGDAGVGEGTIRLITRENPVRWLAG; encoded by the coding sequence ATGCTCGGCGCGTCTTTCCCCCGTATCCAGACCGTCACCGGGGCGGTGCCCGCCTCGGAGGTGACCGGCCCGATCCTCCCCCACGAGCACCTGCGCACCGACACCCGCTGGGGGATCGGCGTGCCCTCCGATCCCCACCGCTGGCTCGACGAGGAGCGGTACGTCGTCGCCGAGATCCGGGATCTCGGCCTGGAGCACGGCCTCGGCCTGGTGGTCGAGCACACCTGCCTCGGCATGGGGCGTGATCCGGCCGCCCTGGTCCGGATCTCCTCGGCCTGCCGGGTCCCGGTGGTCGCCGCGACCGGGTTCGCCCCCGAGCCGTTCTCCGCGGAGCTGATCCGGCCGTGCGGGCTGGACGACCTCACCGCGGGCCTGCTCCGCGAGATCGGGGCGGGCTTCGACGGCTCCGGGGTGCGGCCGGGGCTGATCGTGGCGTCCTGCTGGGGCGAGGCGCCGACCAAGGCGGAGGAGCGCGCCATCCTCGCCGCGGCCCGCGCCGCGCGCCGGAGCGGGCTCCCGGTGGTCGCGCACGGCATGGAGCCGCTGGAGCTCCTCCTCTCCCACGGTGTGCCGCCGCACCGGCTCTGCGGGGTCGCGGCCGACGTCCCGGCCCAGCGGAAGATCGCCGAGACCGGCGCGTACGTGAGCGTGCGGGAGGCCGAGCACGTGCTCGCCCTGCTCGAGGCCGGGCACGGCGAGCGGGTGCTGCTCAGCAGCGGCGTCTCCCGGCGGGACCACCTCGCCGGGTACGGCGGGCACGGGTACGGCCGGCTGTTCGACACGCTCATCCCGGCGCTCGGCGACGCGGGGGTCGGCGAGGGCACCATCCGGCTGATCACCCGGGAGAACCCGGTCCGCTGGCTGGCGGGCTGA
- a CDS encoding ArsR/SmtB family transcription factor, translated as MATDRLSLVFGALADPTRRAILTRLAKGDATVGDLAAPFDMSQPAISKHLKVLEKAGLISRIRRGTARLSHLEARPLYEASAWLARYQRFWDESHERLDALLEELQEDEPDRAGAARERGEDDG; from the coding sequence ATGGCGACAGACCGGCTGAGCCTGGTGTTCGGAGCGCTCGCCGATCCGACCCGCCGGGCGATCCTGACCCGGCTGGCCAAGGGCGACGCGACCGTCGGCGATCTGGCGGCCCCGTTCGACATGTCCCAGCCCGCGATCTCCAAGCACCTCAAGGTGCTGGAGAAGGCCGGTCTCATCTCCCGCATCCGCCGGGGAACCGCGCGGCTCAGCCATCTGGAGGCGCGGCCGCTCTACGAGGCCAGCGCCTGGCTGGCGCGTTACCAGAGGTTCTGGGACGAGAGCCACGAGCGGCTCGACGCGCTGCTCGAGGAGCTGCAGGAGGACGAGCCGGACCGCGCCGGCGCGGCCCGGGAGAGGGGAGAGGACGATGGGTGA
- a CDS encoding SRPBCC family protein: MGETRITAEPGQPLITIEREFAAPRDLVFRAYTDPELLVRWLGPRELTTTVDYYEVRDGGRWRYVQRDPQGNEYGFHGVFHGTPSPDRTVQTFEFEGAPGTVSLETLTMEERGGRTLVRTVVGYQSVEARDAVITAGMEHGLRDSHERLAELLTGLRG; encoded by the coding sequence ATGGGTGAGACGCGCATCACCGCGGAGCCCGGCCAGCCGCTGATCACGATCGAGCGGGAGTTCGCCGCCCCGCGCGACCTGGTGTTCCGCGCCTACACCGACCCGGAGCTGCTCGTGCGGTGGCTCGGCCCGCGCGAGCTGACCACGACCGTCGACTACTACGAGGTCCGCGACGGCGGCCGGTGGCGCTACGTCCAGCGCGACCCCCAGGGCAACGAGTACGGCTTCCACGGGGTCTTCCACGGCACCCCGTCGCCGGACCGCACCGTGCAGACCTTCGAGTTCGAGGGCGCGCCGGGCACGGTCTCGCTGGAGACGCTGACCATGGAGGAGCGCGGCGGCCGGACGCTGGTGCGCACGGTCGTCGGCTACCAGTCGGTCGAGGCCCGGGACGCCGTGATCACCGCCGGGATGGAGCACGGTCTCCGCGACTCCCATGAACGCCTGGCGGAGCTGCTCACCGGGCTGCGAGGCTGA
- a CDS encoding ABC transporter permease, whose translation MTKVRRLLSGRLLQIWTWLVIAWLLLPIAVMILFGFNDTKGRYNTAWQGFTLKWYGKLFEIEDLTRALVNSLLLALLTMVIAGVLGSMLGLALGRYRFRGSGALNVVMFAAISCAEIVMGASLLSLFVTLAVPLGFWTILISHVMFSISYVAVTVRARVMTLDRSLEDAARDLGAGTWDTFRLVTLPLIFPGVLAGSLLAFALSIDDFVITNFNAGGTVTFPLWIWGATRVGIPPQVNVMGTLIFAAGVLIALGNLLLTRRR comes from the coding sequence ATGACGAAGGTCCGCCGGCTGCTCTCCGGCCGCCTGCTCCAGATCTGGACCTGGCTGGTGATCGCCTGGCTGCTCCTGCCGATCGCGGTGATGATCCTCTTCGGGTTCAATGACACCAAGGGGCGCTACAACACCGCCTGGCAGGGGTTCACGCTCAAGTGGTACGGCAAGCTGTTCGAGATCGAGGACCTCACCCGGGCCCTGGTGAACTCGCTGCTGCTCGCCCTGCTCACCATGGTGATCGCCGGGGTCCTCGGCTCGATGCTCGGGCTGGCGCTCGGCCGGTACCGGTTCCGCGGCTCCGGCGCGCTCAACGTCGTCATGTTCGCGGCGATCTCCTGCGCCGAGATCGTGATGGGCGCCTCCCTGCTCTCGCTCTTCGTCACCCTCGCCGTGCCGCTCGGGTTCTGGACCATCCTCATCTCCCACGTGATGTTCTCCATCTCGTACGTGGCGGTGACCGTGCGGGCGAGGGTGATGACGCTCGACCGCTCGCTCGAGGACGCGGCCAGGGACCTCGGCGCGGGCACCTGGGACACCTTCCGCCTGGTGACGCTCCCCCTGATCTTCCCGGGGGTGCTCGCCGGCTCGCTGCTGGCCTTCGCGCTCTCGATCGATGACTTCGTGATCACGAACTTCAACGCGGGCGGCACGGTGACGTTCCCCCTGTGGATCTGGGGGGCGACCCGTGTCGGGATCCCGCCGCAGGTCAACGTGATGGGAACGCTGATCTTCGCGGCGGGAGTCCTCATCGCGTTGGGCAACCTCCTCCTGACACGTCGTCGCTGA
- the leuE gene encoding leucine efflux protein LeuE — MFFGITNIWAYITGTILVILLPGPNSLYVLSTAARHGVKAGYRAAMGVFVGDGVLMFLSAAGAASLLKSTPWLFMIVKYLGAGYLAWIGLGLLRAAWKTWRGKAAAQALPEHAQARSGRSPFRTALTISLLNPKAILFFVAFFVQFVDPSYSAPALSFLILALILQLCSFTYLTVLIFGGSYIAERFRRGRRLSAGFSTGVGALFLGFGIKLATASLG; from the coding sequence ATGTTCTTCGGGATCACCAACATCTGGGCCTATATCACCGGGACGATCTTGGTCATCTTGCTGCCCGGGCCCAACTCTCTGTACGTGCTCTCCACCGCCGCCCGGCACGGCGTCAAGGCGGGCTACCGCGCGGCCATGGGGGTCTTCGTCGGGGACGGCGTGCTCATGTTCCTCTCCGCCGCCGGGGCCGCCTCGCTGCTGAAGTCCACGCCGTGGCTGTTCATGATCGTGAAGTACCTCGGGGCCGGCTACCTCGCCTGGATCGGCCTCGGCCTGCTGCGCGCGGCCTGGAAGACCTGGCGCGGCAAGGCCGCCGCCCAGGCGCTGCCCGAGCACGCCCAGGCGCGGAGCGGCCGGAGCCCGTTCCGGACCGCGCTCACGATCAGCCTGCTCAACCCCAAGGCGATCCTGTTCTTCGTCGCCTTCTTCGTGCAGTTCGTGGACCCGTCCTACAGCGCCCCGGCGCTGTCGTTCCTGATCCTCGCGCTGATCCTGCAGCTCTGCAGCTTCACGTACCTCACCGTGCTGATCTTCGGCGGCTCGTACATCGCCGAGCGGTTCCGGCGCGGCCGCCGGCTCAGCGCCGGGTTCTCCACGGGGGTCGGGGCGCTCTTCCTCGGCTTCGGGATCAAGCTCGCCACCGCCTCCCTCGGCTAG
- a CDS encoding selenium-binding protein SBP56-related protein → MTLWKPDPTFYPSPRDAAAAPPEKLAYVAAFDRSAQRPDALVVLDTDPASPTYGKVVGWTDLPYTGDELHHFGWNACSSSLCPYAPHPHVERRYLIVPGLRSSRIYVYDTKDRVSPELVKIIEPEEFGKRTGYSRPHTVHCGPEGLYVSALGGWESDGPGGIALLDHTSFEVLGRWEVDRGTQHLAYDFWWHINHDVLVSSEWGTPSMIENGVVGELLLGRKYGHRLHFWDLRKRKHIQEVDLGDQYQMPLELRPAHDPTQTYGFVGVAISVEDLSASVWVWYREGSRWEARKVIDIPAEPASPDELPDILKPFGAVPPLVTDIDLSVDDQRLYVSCWGTGEIKQFDVSDPFKPVELGSIRLGGIARRTPHPAVPDLRLGGGPQMVEVSRDGRRVYVTNSLYGAWDDQFYPDGVGAWMAKIDAESFTLDERFFPHGDDFRGLRPHQTRLQGGDASSDSYCYP, encoded by the coding sequence ATGACACTCTGGAAGCCGGACCCCACGTTCTATCCCTCCCCAAGGGACGCCGCCGCCGCGCCCCCGGAGAAGCTCGCCTACGTCGCGGCCTTCGACCGGTCGGCCCAGCGCCCGGACGCGCTCGTGGTGCTCGACACCGACCCGGCCTCCCCGACGTACGGCAAGGTCGTCGGTTGGACGGACCTTCCGTACACCGGAGACGAGCTCCACCATTTCGGGTGGAACGCCTGCAGCAGCTCACTGTGCCCCTACGCCCCGCACCCGCACGTGGAGCGGCGCTACCTGATCGTGCCGGGCCTCCGCTCCTCCCGGATCTACGTCTACGACACCAAGGATCGGGTCAGCCCCGAGCTCGTCAAGATCATCGAGCCGGAGGAGTTCGGCAAGCGCACCGGATACTCCCGGCCGCACACCGTCCACTGCGGCCCCGAAGGCCTCTACGTCTCCGCGCTCGGCGGGTGGGAGTCGGACGGCCCGGGCGGCATCGCCCTGCTCGACCACACGTCGTTCGAGGTGCTCGGCCGGTGGGAGGTCGACCGCGGGACCCAGCACCTCGCCTACGACTTCTGGTGGCACATCAACCACGACGTGCTCGTCAGCTCGGAGTGGGGCACGCCGTCGATGATCGAGAACGGCGTGGTCGGCGAGCTGCTGCTCGGCCGCAAGTACGGCCACCGGCTCCACTTCTGGGACCTGCGCAAGCGCAAGCACATCCAGGAGGTGGACCTCGGCGACCAGTACCAGATGCCGCTCGAGCTGCGCCCGGCCCACGACCCGACCCAGACGTACGGGTTCGTCGGCGTCGCGATCAGCGTCGAGGACCTGTCCGCCTCGGTGTGGGTCTGGTACCGGGAGGGCTCCCGCTGGGAGGCGCGCAAGGTCATCGACATCCCGGCCGAGCCCGCGTCGCCCGACGAGCTGCCCGACATCCTCAAGCCGTTCGGCGCGGTGCCGCCGCTCGTCACCGACATCGACCTGTCCGTGGACGACCAGCGGCTCTACGTGTCGTGCTGGGGCACCGGCGAGATCAAGCAGTTCGACGTGTCGGACCCGTTCAAGCCGGTGGAGCTCGGCTCCATCCGCCTGGGCGGCATCGCCCGCCGGACCCCGCACCCGGCGGTCCCCGACCTCCGGCTCGGCGGCGGGCCGCAGATGGTCGAGGTCAGCCGGGACGGCCGCCGGGTCTACGTGACCAACTCGCTCTACGGGGCTTGGGACGACCAGTTCTACCCCGACGGGGTGGGCGCCTGGATGGCGAAGATCGACGCCGAGTCGTTCACCCTCGACGAGCGGTTCTTCCCGCACGGTGACGACTTCCGCGGGCTCCGCCCGCACCAGACCCGGCTGCAGGGCGGCGACGCGTCCTCCGACTCCTACTGCTACCCGTGA
- a CDS encoding ABC transporter permease: MRGRRLRAALTPYALVFPGALWLAIFFVIPTVVMLSLSLQSGNVTDGYVFTWNWQSYVDGITTYTDQIVRSLVYGFLATVIELIIGFPVAYWIAFKGGRHKSVYLFLILLPFLVSFVLRTISWQFLLSDNGILLGPLKSIGLIPKDMHILATGAAVVCGLVYNFFPFMVLPIYAALERIDPRVLEAAQDLYASKFQTFLRVVFPLSLPGVFAGVLMTFVPATSDYVNATVLGGTGNTMIGNVIQNQFLINQDYPVASALSFTLMAILLIGIFLYARALGTEDVLEVAAR, from the coding sequence ATGAGAGGGAGAAGACTCCGGGCGGCGCTGACGCCGTACGCGCTGGTCTTCCCGGGCGCGCTCTGGCTGGCGATCTTCTTCGTGATCCCGACCGTGGTCATGTTGTCCCTCTCGCTGCAGTCGGGCAACGTGACCGACGGTTACGTGTTCACGTGGAACTGGCAGAGCTACGTCGACGGGATCACCACGTACACGGACCAGATCGTCCGTTCGCTGGTGTACGGTTTCCTCGCCACCGTCATCGAGCTGATCATCGGCTTCCCGGTGGCGTACTGGATCGCGTTCAAGGGCGGCCGGCACAAGTCGGTCTACCTGTTCCTGATCCTGCTGCCGTTCCTCGTGTCCTTCGTGCTGCGGACCATCTCCTGGCAGTTCCTGCTCTCCGACAACGGGATCCTGCTCGGCCCGCTGAAGAGCATCGGCCTGATCCCCAAGGACATGCACATCCTCGCCACGGGGGCCGCGGTGGTCTGCGGGCTGGTCTACAACTTCTTCCCGTTCATGGTGCTGCCGATCTACGCGGCGCTGGAGCGGATCGATCCGCGGGTGCTCGAGGCGGCGCAGGACCTGTACGCGAGCAAGTTCCAGACCTTCCTGCGCGTGGTGTTCCCGCTCTCACTGCCCGGGGTGTTCGCCGGCGTGCTGATGACGTTCGTGCCGGCCACCTCGGACTACGTGAACGCCACCGTGCTCGGCGGCACCGGTAACACGATGATCGGCAACGTCATCCAGAACCAGTTCCTGATCAACCAGGACTACCCGGTGGCCTCGGCCCTGTCGTTCACGCTGATGGCGATCCTGCTCATCGGGATCTTCCTCTACGCCAGGGCGCTCGGCACCGAGGACGTGCTGGAGGTGGCGGCCCGATGA
- a CDS encoding SDR family oxidoreductase: MGTALVTGASRGLGAAIAERLAADGWHVAVNYAHDTAGASAVVDRITARGHSARLARFDVTDEEAVRQGIAELGRVDVVVNNATGPQPFIPVEKQTWEDHLRQLRFFVKAPLLILQAVLPGMKEAGSGRIINIGSEVTDLGNPEFGHYVAAKAAMHGLTRSWARELGPYGITVNTVEPGWIPVERHAGTPPEAFQEYLHGVALGRMGAPLDVAEAVAFLASPAARFITGQRIAVNGGKTMS, encoded by the coding sequence ATGGGCACCGCACTCGTCACCGGCGCGTCGCGCGGCCTGGGAGCCGCCATCGCCGAGCGGCTCGCCGCCGACGGCTGGCACGTCGCCGTCAACTACGCCCACGACACGGCCGGTGCGTCCGCCGTCGTCGACCGCATCACCGCCCGCGGCCACTCCGCCCGCCTGGCCCGGTTCGACGTCACCGACGAGGAGGCCGTACGGCAGGGCATCGCCGAGCTCGGGCGGGTCGACGTCGTGGTCAACAACGCCACCGGCCCGCAACCGTTCATCCCGGTGGAGAAGCAGACCTGGGAGGACCACCTCCGGCAGCTCCGGTTCTTCGTCAAGGCCCCGCTGCTCATCCTGCAGGCCGTGCTGCCCGGCATGAAGGAGGCCGGCTCCGGGCGGATCATCAACATCGGCAGCGAGGTGACCGACCTGGGCAACCCCGAGTTCGGGCACTACGTGGCCGCCAAGGCCGCCATGCACGGGCTCACCCGGTCCTGGGCGCGGGAGCTCGGGCCGTACGGGATCACCGTGAACACGGTGGAGCCCGGCTGGATCCCGGTGGAGCGCCACGCGGGCACCCCGCCCGAGGCGTTCCAGGAGTACCTGCACGGGGTCGCGCTCGGCCGGATGGGCGCGCCGCTCGACGTCGCCGAGGCGGTGGCGTTCCTCGCCTCGCCCGCGGCCCGGTTCATCACCGGGCAGCGGATCGCGGTCAACGGCGGCAAGACCATGAGCTGA